TCTATAATCTCAGTGACAACACCGGCTCCGACAGTCTTTCCACCTTCCCTGATAGCAAAACGGAGTTCCTTCTCAAGGGCAATGGGGGTAACAAGCTCAACAATGATAGTTACATTA
The nucleotide sequence above comes from Pseudomonadota bacterium. Encoded proteins:
- a CDS encoding elongation factor Tu gives rise to the protein NVTIIVELVTPIALEKELRFAIREGGKTVGAGVVTEIIE